Within Leptospira noumeaensis, the genomic segment CATTTTTGGTCAGTGTATGAAAACGTATCTCGGATGTTTACTTTATCCATTCCTGTTTTATTGTTACTTGTTAACGAAGACAAATCCGTTCGCAAAAAAGAATACATACTATTAACACTTTTTATTTTAGTTTTGTTTCTTGCGAAGGTTTTATTGATTTCAAAACAATTAGGATACCAAATTGGGTTTGTTGGATTCTAAAAATTAGAATCCTTCTGGATTTGAAAACTTTGTTTTGCTTCTGTATTGAGGGTTTGGATTTCTTCTTTTTTGAAGATCATTTCAAATCCATCATTCATCACAAAATGAATATAAGGTGTTTCGGCATTTTTAACCAACTCCTGCAATTGGCCTAATGACTGTATCTCTGTTCCGTTTACCGTTTTTAGAATCAATTGGTGAGCTGTATGGTAGGCTTTGTTTCCTGATAGCGGTAAAACTTGTGATAAAAATACAACTTTACCTTCATTCGCATTCCTTTTGATTCTATAAAAATCATTTAGATAAAGTAGTTCTTTATTCACACGGTTTCTCCATTGGTTCCCATGTTCAGATAAATACATCTCTGAAAGTTCTTGAAAAATCATCCCAGCTAACATTAAATATTTGGGAGTTTGCGATCTGGAGTTTCCATACGGAATTCGGATGGCAGATTCTGGTAATGGTTTTAGTTCCATTTCCAAAGAAACCGGTTTTTTATTTCGAAACACTTTCAGTTTGATTTTTTTCACTAGTGGAGAATCCGTTTCACTCGTATTATGAAACAAATATGATAAATTGAGTTTTCCAAACTTGGGATGGTCAAAATATCCTTTTGGATCAATTTTTGAATTCGAAACTTCGAGTAATACATCTTCTAATTGTAAAATCCCATCAGCCGAAGAACCGGGATAAATTTCTGCCACTAACACTCCTAAGTCGTCCTTTTTTAGTCCATAATAATTCCTTGTCGCTGTATCCGTTAATGGTTTGAACCGGAATCCTTTGAAGGGAAAAATTTTTCCTTCTATAAAATGTTTGATAGAAAAGGAAGGAATGACTCTACCAGTATTATTTTCCTTAAATTGGTATAAGATACCTTGTGGAATTCTCGATGTAGAATCTACGATCAGTTCTCCCACACCATCTAACTTTTCTTCTGATTGAATTTCGATAAAGGGAAGTTCTGCGTAACCACTGGAATATGCATCCATATCCAAACGAATCATTCTGATTTTTTTTTCTTCTAAGTTCCTTTGCTCCTTACTTTCCATCACAAGACCAGTTCCAGGTAAAAACAATTCATTTGGGAAAATTACCGCCTTTAGGTCTTTCGAAGCATTTGGGTCATTTAACTTTAAAATTGCGAGACCTAAGTCTGGATCCAAACGATCGAGTTCTGCAGTATATAGTTTTAAAACATCTGGTTTTTTGACTTCGATACTTGTATAAAAATAGATGGCTTGGGCAGGGACTAGAATTCGATTGTCTCCAATATAAATCCCTGTAGAATGACGAACTTCGGGATTTTTAAACCGCCAAGGTTGTTGGAAATTCGGATATTGGACTGTAGCTTTAATTTGTAAGATGGAAACATCGGTCATTCCCACGGGAACGGATTTTCCGAATAAAGTACCTGTAAAAATAAAAAGAAAAAGCCAAATAGATCGAATGGTTTGAATTGAATGAAACATTATTTTAATTTCCAGTTAGGTGGTAAGTTTTTTTAATTTCAAGGTCGGCACGTTCGGATTCTTCCTTATCTAAAATCATAGGCAATTGAATTCCATAAAATTGGATTTTGATTGTTTTTTCTTTTGAGGAACCAAGTAATTCTTTAAAATGGGCTAAACTCTGAACCTTCGTTCCGTTCAAGGATTCCACTACCATATTCAAATAAAAATCGGAATTAGAATTGTTGGGGTGAGGTAGTTTCCGATACAAAACTACATCCTCTGTCGCTCCATCAGAAAGTGTCGTGGCATCATAAAACCGATACACAAGAAGGCTTCCTCCTTGTGTTTGTCCATTTTTACTCCAAGTTTCTAGTAGATCTCTGTTGACAGTTTGGAATACAAGGCCACCAAACAATAGATAATCGTAATTAACTCCATATCTTGACCTTTGGTTATCCATTTGAGGCATTTTTTTAGCTGGGAATTTTACATTTATTTTCTTTTTGTTTCGAATGAGGTCGAACTGAATTTCTTCGCCAGCAAACTTATTGTCTACAAGTTCTAAAAAATCAATCGAACCTGTTTCTAGTAGATTTCCGTTACGACCAATTTTTTTTCCATCTATAGCAGTTAAGTAATCACCCGGTTTTAAAAACCCATCGGCAGAACCTGCCTTTAGGACTTTCGTGACAAAAACTCCTTCAACAGAGGGAGGGATTTCATAAAACTTTCTATGGGATTCGGAATAAGAAGGTTGGGTTTGAATTCCTAATTCCACATAACCGTGGTAAGTTCCATCTTCGATATCCTTTAAAAAATGTTGGATCACACCTGTGGGAATGATATAACCAATATTTTCGCCTTTGGTCGAGGCTTGGAAAGCAACACCCACAACCTTTCCATTTTGGAGTGCAGGGCCCCCAGAGTTTCCTGGATTGATGGCCGCATCCACTTGGACTACCAAATGGCTATCGATTTGGGAATGTGCATACGTTGATTGTTCAATCCGTGAAACAATTCCTCGGCTAACAGATATTTTGCTACCACCAATGGGATAACCGATGATATCAACCGGGCTTGCCAGTTCTGGAAGGTCGCCAAGTTCCAAAAAATTACTGTCTTTATAAAATTCGGGATCGGGAACTTCGAGAAGCGCCAAATCACAATCATGTGCAACGAACAAAACTTTTAATTCATACCATTCTGTTTGGTTGTTCCTCTGGGCCTCCATAAACTTTGCGTTAGAAACTACATGTGCGTTTGTAAGGATACGGTTTTTAGTGATTAAAAATCCTGAGCCAGTAGATGCAGAAATTCCGGAGGAGATCCAGGGAGAGAAGGGGTCTTTGGCTTGCGAAAATACTCGGATTTGGACTACAGATTTCTTGATTTCGTCGATGGATTGTCTGTTTTCTTCCGGGTAAATTGGATTCAGGAATAAACTTGTAAAAAATAAAATAGTACTCGCAAAGAGAGATGGGGCGTGGAGAATTTTTTTTTGTTTTTGCATGAGTTTGTTTGAATCCATCATATTCGGAGTTACCGCCTTTTTTTCACTGATTGCCGGTATTGTTTCATTTAGAAAGAATCCTCGGACAAGAATGAAAACAAGTTTTTCCATCCTCGCGGCTTTTTTCTGTATCGGGGATTTGACAATACTTTCTGATACTTTGTTCTTAGAAAATCAAATCTTAAACCAAGCGCATTCCATCTCCACCTATTTAGTTTTTTTATCCTTTGTTTTGTTATACTTTGGTTTGCAGTTCCCAACCTTCTTTCGTAATTTCCCGAGACTTGTTGTGATTTGTTCCTTTGTTCTGGGGATGGGGATTATGTTGTTATTTGTGGACTTGGGGTTACTCAATGAAGTTTTTCCACAAGCAAACCTAATTTTGTTAAAATATTATTATAACACCTATTTTGTATTAGCTGTAATCACATTTTCCTATTTGATCATCGCCAAACTTAGATTCAACTTCCCAGCCATTCAAAGATTTATGGAATTTATTTATTTGGCCACCTTCTCTACTTGTGTTTTCTTTATTATTCTTTGTTTTTTCCCCAATACCATTCCTCTCACAACAAAATATTTTTTACATTTTTTCCTATTTGTGAATCTACTTTTTCTTTCTTGTTTTATCGTTTTTTTATTTCATTATTCTTTTACAGAAGATTACCTAACACATCCATTTTCTTTTATCTTTGAAAGATCAAACAAAATCTTTGAAGACCAAATTCTCGCGACAAGAACTAATTCCAGACTGATCAAAGAAAATCTTTGGAGATTGTATGAAACAAGAAACTGGCGGAATATTATGGATAGTTTCTGGTTCCAGATCCTTGTGGATGAAACCTTAGACAACGCCTTAGAACATGGAGGTAAAAGAGAAGATGATATCATTACAGTTCATGTATTTGAATCGCGTAAGTACATTGATGTGTATGTGATTGATAGTGGAAAAGGTTTTAATCCAAGACTCATCCCTAACCCTATTGATTCCGATAGAAAGTTAGTCACAAGTGGACGTGGGATCCATATACTAAAAAAACTATTTGTGGTCCGTTGGAATTTCCTGGGGAATGAGGTGAGTATCCGTGTGGATAAAACAAAGAATTCTGATTGGAAATCTATAACCTAAAACAGAACTCTTTGTTTTTTAAGAAAAAGTAAATTTCTATTTAATGTCCTTCAAATTCACAAATAGAATATACATCAATTCCATAAGTATCTTTGATTCGTTTTGCTCCACCTAAATCTGGTAAGTCGATGATTGTGGCACATTCATGAATGACTCCCTTTAGGTTTTGAACCAGTTTGATCGAAGCCTCCAAAGTTCCTCCAGTAGCAATCAAATCGTCCATAATCAAAACACGTTCGCCGGGACTAATGGCATCTGTATGAATTTCGACATGATCCACACCGTATTCCAATGCATAAGACTCGGAAATAGTGGTGCCTGGTAGTTTTCCTTTTTTTCGAATAGGAACAAATCCCACTCCAAGTTGGAAGGCAAGGGCCGCTCCAGGGATAAAACCACGGGCATCAATGGCGGCAATTTTATTTAATTTAGCATTTTGGTATCGTTCTACAAACATTCCAATCGTGAGTTGGAATCCTTCTGGGTCAATGAGAAGGGAAGTAATATCGCGAAAAAGAATTCCTGGTTTCGGGTAATCGGGAATGGTTCGTATCTTAGATTTAACAATGGACATAATAGGATGAAACCAAGGAGGACTAGGGCTTTGCAATAAAAAAAGGCCGGCTGTTTAGCCGACCTTTCTACTTTGTTAGTCTTTTGTGAGAAGATTTTATCTCATTTGTTTGAGTGCTAAAATTCTTTCTTCTAAGGCAGGGTGGGTTGCAAATAAGGACATAAATCCTCCTTTGTTAGAAGAGATCTTAAAAGAAGCCAAAGCCTCTCCTCTCGGATCTTCTGGCATATCCACCATTTGACGGAGTGATTCCAAAGCAGAAATCATAGACTCTCTTCCCGCAAGTTTAGCACCACCTGCATCAGCTCGGAACTCACGTTTACGCGAGAAATAAGCCACTGCTATAGAACCAAGAATGGAGAAAGCGATGTCTAGAGCAATTGTAACAACAATTCTTACGATATGCGCCATTTCTTCTTTTACTGCGTTGGAAGCAATGTATGCGATGATTCGAGAGATGAACATAGCAAATGAGTTCACAACACCTTGGATGAGAGTGAGTGTTACCATGTCTCCATTGGCAACGTGTGACAACTCATGTGCAAGGACTCCATCCAACTCTTGTGCGTTCATACGATTCAGTAAACCAGTAGATACAGCAACAAGGGAATTGGATTTACTTGGTCCTGTAGCAAACGCATTCACTTCAGGGGATTCATAAATCCCAACTTCTGGCATAGGAAGGTGTGCTCGTTGCGCCAAAGATTGTACTCGGCGATATACATCCATTTCAGGTGCAGAAGCTTTTTTAGGATCGATGACTTTTACACCCATCGTCCACTTCGCCATCATCTTAGAAAGTAAAAGCGAAATGAAAGACCCCGCCATACCCCACATTAAACAGAATACAATGAGTCGTGTTAGATCCAAACCATAGGCACGGATGCTAAATCCCATCGAACCAAGCAATGTGGTTACGATAGAGATGGTAGTCATAATCAAAATATTGGTTAACAGGAAAAAACCGATTCGTTTGATCCAAGTCATAGGAAATTGTTCTCCTTAAGGTCCACATGGAACCTATTTGTTAGACTCAAACTGTAATTGTTTGAGTCGTAGATTACAAGCAAATTAATGCCCGAATTTGTCAGGATTTTCTTTTGAATGATTGAGAAGCTGTATCAATAAAAACAAAACAGCCAGAGAAATGTAAGCAATAGGGAAATCCAAACTTGCAAGTTCAGTGAATCGGTTCAGAATAGCGTTCCCCTGCAATTCATAAGCATGGATCCAACCCACCATGGAAAGTACGGCGGCAATGACTGCCCAAAACGCAGCTTTCAACCATTCTCTTTCTAAAATAAACACAACCATTGCCGACCACACCATCGAGGTGATAAGAAAACCTTGTGACAAGGCAAGAACTCCAGAAAGGGCGTAGGGAAGGAATGGCAAATGAGGGGGAAGGTCTGATAAAGAAAAATGGATCGATTGTTTGGCACCTAATTCTTGTAAAGTGGCCTGTAGTTTCCCATCCAAAAAAATAAATACATTTTGAATGATAAGCACTGCCCAACCAGCAAAGGCTGGCAAAAGACCAACAACAACCGCGGGGGAGTGGTGTTTGGGTATGGCTTGGAAGGCCTGACTTGTGATCACAATTCCAATCCAAAGTACAATGGCCATACCTGCTTCTACCGGGATCAATGCTTGGATGAGACCCATAAGTCCAAACAAACTGACGAGAGTCATAAAAATTCCGGAAAGCACCGAATAACTATGTTTAGCCCCAAGAGCCTTCCAACCTGGATGCCCAATATAAATTGTAGTTGGGAATGGAGATCCAAAGGCAGTTCCAACAAGGGTCCCGAGTCCATTCACAAGGAGCGAAGTTTTTGTATCAAAACTATCACCTGATGCTTCTGCTGATTCAATATTTTGTAAAGAACCTATGACGTTAAAAATTCCCATAGGAAGGATGATTGAAAAGTAGGCTTTGATATTGGCATAAGTTAGAGTTTCTATCAGGGGACTAATCGAAAGTTGTGGGAAATAAATTCCAAGAGTTTGTAATCCATTATCAATGGCTCCTGGTTTGTAAATGGGATCACCCCAAAATGATGATAGGTAGGATAACAAAATTCCGAGTATGACAGAAAGAAACCCCCCCGGAATTCCAAAAGGGAAACGAACCTTCCCAAAGTATTGTAAGAGAATAACACCTAATGGAATAAAGGCGACAATTGGCCTTTCAAAGGTCCTAAGTAAAAAATCCATCGAAATGAAGGTGATGGCAATCCCCGCCAAAGCAGAAAGTAAAGCCGCTCTGGGTGTGTATTTGCGAATTTTTGCAGCTACAAAAGAACCGATCACTTCGATACAACCGGAAACAAAAGATACAAGAAGGCCCGCTTTCCATGCAGCCACATAGTCACCTGTAGCCTGATAGGTGGGGAACATAACAAAAAAAACAAAAGCAAAAAGAGAAACTGTATTGATTCCGTAAGGGATTGCGGTAACGTCTGTTCGGTGAGTTTTTTGGCCTAGTTTCCAGGCTTGCCATGCATAAAAAACATTTCCTACGAGTAAAGAAACAGCTGCACCGGGAAGGACTACAGAAGTAACAAAGAGGAGTGGGAACCCACAAACGCCGATACAGAGTGCAGATAAAACTAAAAGTTGGATGAGGTTGTCCACCATGAGACCAAAAAAACCGTCGAGATCACCCCGAGTGATAGTAAAAAAATTCATTCGTTTCGTTTCCCTCCAAAATCAACTCGTATCACATTTCCATCCCCAGTAACTTCTGGTTTTGTGAGCTTAGGTTTAGGAGTATTTTCTTCAACATTCATTGTTGTTTCCACTTGCAAAAATCTGAGTTGGGTTGCCGAATTTTGAAACTTATCATAAATACGAAACACAGCATCCCAAGGAATCATAGTTGGTTCCCAAGCTGATCCAAATTGTAGTTCCGCAAATAAATAATCTGGTTTACTATCTAAAACTTTTACCGCTTTGTCACCAAACACAAGTACGATGCCCGATTCTTTTTCAGCATTGAGTAATCCACGTTTCCCAATTTCCAACTTTGGATGGGGCATAACATGAATGTAAAACACTCCGAACCGTTCCCAATAGAGATTGAACAAATCCCTTTTAAACTCACGTAATGTTGTGATTTCTTCCTGGGTGAGTTTTTCGCTCATAAATTCCTTTTACCATGTGATGTTTCCCACTCGATGTATTCGTCGTGGACTTTATATTCGGGAATGATATCTTTAAAGGCACCAAAAACCTCTCTATTTTTATTGGCTT encodes:
- a CDS encoding PDZ domain-containing protein, with the protein product MFHSIQTIRSIWLFLFIFTGTLFGKSVPVGMTDVSILQIKATVQYPNFQQPWRFKNPEVRHSTGIYIGDNRILVPAQAIYFYTSIEVKKPDVLKLYTAELDRLDPDLGLAILKLNDPNASKDLKAVIFPNELFLPGTGLVMESKEQRNLEEKKIRMIRLDMDAYSSGYAELPFIEIQSEEKLDGVGELIVDSTSRIPQGILYQFKENNTGRVIPSFSIKHFIEGKIFPFKGFRFKPLTDTATRNYYGLKKDDLGVLVAEIYPGSSADGILQLEDVLLEVSNSKIDPKGYFDHPKFGKLNLSYLFHNTSETDSPLVKKIKLKVFRNKKPVSLEMELKPLPESAIRIPYGNSRSQTPKYLMLAGMIFQELSEMYLSEHGNQWRNRVNKELLYLNDFYRIKRNANEGKVVFLSQVLPLSGNKAYHTAHQLILKTVNGTEIQSLGQLQELVKNAETPYIHFVMNDGFEMIFKKEEIQTLNTEAKQSFQIQKDSNF
- a CDS encoding S1C family serine protease; translation: MPAISEKKAVTPNMMDSNKLMQKQKKILHAPSLFASTILFFTSLFLNPIYPEENRQSIDEIKKSVVQIRVFSQAKDPFSPWISSGISASTGSGFLITKNRILTNAHVVSNAKFMEAQRNNQTEWYELKVLFVAHDCDLALLEVPDPEFYKDSNFLELGDLPELASPVDIIGYPIGGSKISVSRGIVSRIEQSTYAHSQIDSHLVVQVDAAINPGNSGGPALQNGKVVGVAFQASTKGENIGYIIPTGVIQHFLKDIEDGTYHGYVELGIQTQPSYSESHRKFYEIPPSVEGVFVTKVLKAGSADGFLKPGDYLTAIDGKKIGRNGNLLETGSIDFLELVDNKFAGEEIQFDLIRNKKKINVKFPAKKMPQMDNQRSRYGVNYDYLLFGGLVFQTVNRDLLETWSKNGQTQGGSLLVYRFYDATTLSDGATEDVVLYRKLPHPNNSNSDFYLNMVVESLNGTKVQSLAHFKELLGSSKEKTIKIQFYGIQLPMILDKEESERADLEIKKTYHLTGN
- a CDS encoding ATP-binding protein, whose protein sequence is MKTSFSILAAFFCIGDLTILSDTLFLENQILNQAHSISTYLVFLSFVLLYFGLQFPTFFRNFPRLVVICSFVLGMGIMLLFVDLGLLNEVFPQANLILLKYYYNTYFVLAVITFSYLIIAKLRFNFPAIQRFMEFIYLATFSTCVFFIILCFFPNTIPLTTKYFLHFFLFVNLLFLSCFIVFLFHYSFTEDYLTHPFSFIFERSNKIFEDQILATRTNSRLIKENLWRLYETRNWRNIMDSFWFQILVDETLDNALEHGGKREDDIITVHVFESRKYIDVYVIDSGKGFNPRLIPNPIDSDRKLVTSGRGIHILKKLFVVRWNFLGNEVSIRVDKTKNSDWKSIT
- a CDS encoding adenine phosphoribosyltransferase, whose translation is MSIVKSKIRTIPDYPKPGILFRDITSLLIDPEGFQLTIGMFVERYQNAKLNKIAAIDARGFIPGAALAFQLGVGFVPIRKKGKLPGTTISESYALEYGVDHVEIHTDAISPGERVLIMDDLIATGGTLEASIKLVQNLKGVIHECATIIDLPDLGGAKRIKDTYGIDVYSICEFEGH
- the htpX gene encoding protease HtpX, translated to MTWIKRIGFFLLTNILIMTTISIVTTLLGSMGFSIRAYGLDLTRLIVFCLMWGMAGSFISLLLSKMMAKWTMGVKVIDPKKASAPEMDVYRRVQSLAQRAHLPMPEVGIYESPEVNAFATGPSKSNSLVAVSTGLLNRMNAQELDGVLAHELSHVANGDMVTLTLIQGVVNSFAMFISRIIAYIASNAVKEEMAHIVRIVVTIALDIAFSILGSIAVAYFSRKREFRADAGGAKLAGRESMISALESLRQMVDMPEDPRGEALASFKISSNKGGFMSLFATHPALEERILALKQMR
- a CDS encoding NCS2 family permease, with protein sequence MNFFTITRGDLDGFFGLMVDNLIQLLVLSALCIGVCGFPLLFVTSVVLPGAAVSLLVGNVFYAWQAWKLGQKTHRTDVTAIPYGINTVSLFAFVFFVMFPTYQATGDYVAAWKAGLLVSFVSGCIEVIGSFVAAKIRKYTPRAALLSALAGIAITFISMDFLLRTFERPIVAFIPLGVILLQYFGKVRFPFGIPGGFLSVILGILLSYLSSFWGDPIYKPGAIDNGLQTLGIYFPQLSISPLIETLTYANIKAYFSIILPMGIFNVIGSLQNIESAEASGDSFDTKTSLLVNGLGTLVGTAFGSPFPTTIYIGHPGWKALGAKHSYSVLSGIFMTLVSLFGLMGLIQALIPVEAGMAIVLWIGIVITSQAFQAIPKHHSPAVVVGLLPAFAGWAVLIIQNVFIFLDGKLQATLQELGAKQSIHFSLSDLPPHLPFLPYALSGVLALSQGFLITSMVWSAMVVFILEREWLKAAFWAVIAAVLSMVGWIHAYELQGNAILNRFTELASLDFPIAYISLAVLFLLIQLLNHSKENPDKFGH
- a CDS encoding ClpXP protease specificity-enhancing factor SspB, producing the protein MSEKLTQEEITTLREFKRDLFNLYWERFGVFYIHVMPHPKLEIGKRGLLNAEKESGIVLVFGDKAVKVLDSKPDYLFAELQFGSAWEPTMIPWDAVFRIYDKFQNSATQLRFLQVETTMNVEENTPKPKLTKPEVTGDGNVIRVDFGGKRNE